In the genome of uncultured Methanobrevibacter sp., the window CTTTAAAATATATAAGGGTGAAAAGGTAGGTATTATTGGATATAATGGTGCGGGTAAATCCACTTTATTAAATTTAATCACCGGAATTTATTCTCCAGATAAAGGAAGTATAACTACATACGGTAATATTTCACCATTATTGTCATTAGGTGCAGGTTTTGACCCAAACTTTTCCGGAAGGAAAAATATAGTTTTAAATGGTGCAGTTTTAGGGTATGATAAAGAATTCCTTGAATCTAAAGTTGATGAAATAATAGAATTTTCAGAACTTGGTGAATATATAGATATTCCAATTAAAAATTATTCTTCAGGTATGCTTGCAAAATTAGGTTTTTCTATTGCTACTGCTGTAAATCCGGATATTTTAATCATTGATGAAATTTTAGGTGTTGGGGATGTTAATTTCCAGAAAAAAAGTGCTGATAAAATGAGATCATTAATGGATGGTGGGGCAACTGTGCTATTAGTTTCTCATTCAATTCCTCAAATAAGAGAGTTATGTGATAAAGCTATTTGGATTGATAATGGAAAATTGAGAGAAATTGGGGAAGTAAATAAAGTTTGCGACCATTATCTTAAAGATGCAGAAAAAGCAAGCAATGAACAATTAGCAAATATACAATTTAAATAATTGGGAATAAATTTAATTGAAATTTATTTAACTTATTTTTTTCATAATTTCAAATAACTATTTTATGATGATTTCTATTTTATTTATTTTATCAAATCAAGAAAAGTATTTTCTGTAATAGAATTATCCTCTTGCCATATATTAAATAAGTTTGATTGTTTTTTCATAACTCCCAAAATTATTGTCTATGATTTGAATAGGAATTTTGATGAAGTAAAAAGATAATTTATGGGTTATTTTGCTAAATCACGTTTATTCAAACTGAGTTAGATAAATCTCGAATATAATCAATGTCTAAAATATGTATTAGATAAAAGTGCTGATTTTAAAAAATGTTGTATTTAATGGGTCGATTTTGGAAGTGTTATTTTAGATAATGCCTTAGGGTTTACAA includes:
- a CDS encoding ABC transporter ATP-binding protein, with the translated sequence MDTTAVNDKTSLKRENDASFNERKNIDNQENAINKDNHVDENNVDDLLGDIISNYNQQVSIIVDHADLTFEVQSEKIDTLKETFIRTLKRNKSKTIKIHAVNDVSFKIYKGEKVGIIGYNGAGKSTLLNLITGIYSPDKGSITTYGNISPLLSLGAGFDPNFSGRKNIVLNGAVLGYDKEFLESKVDEIIEFSELGEYIDIPIKNYSSGMLAKLGFSIATAVNPDILIIDEILGVGDVNFQKKSADKMRSLMDGGATVLLVSHSIPQIRELCDKAIWIDNGKLREIGEVNKVCDHYLKDAEKASNEQLANIQFK